AAAATGACATCGTGCGCAGATGAGCACATCTCCACTCCACCCAAAGTCAATTGGCGCATTGGCTATTGTGCCTAGCTAATCACTTGGTGCATCCATGTTCATAAAAACTAAAAGCACGTTCAGTCCGTATCTGGCATTCTGGCGAGAATCTGCACAGTTGTTGTGCTCGAGCAGATGTTCTCTAGCACTTCGAAATGTTATCATTTTCACAAATGGCATGCGCATGATTCGATCTTGAGTAGACGAGTACCCCAGTGGATGTTTCTTGTTGGGCCACCGCTCGCTTTACGCTTTGGCTTTTGCTGGCTTTACAAATTCCATATATCTTCTTGCTCTATGCAGACTGCACTGAAGCTTTCAAGTCTTTTCTTCTCGAAGGAACAAAATGTCCGTTTAGATACATTATTCACTCATCccatataatattattttttttgggaccaaataaaaaacactCTCACTGTCAGCAAACAAATCTAATGGGAAAAGCATCCAAAGCAGCCACAGTGCAAAGTTACCAGGCCAAGTCAAGGCCCagacatgcaaaaaaaataaaataaggcTGAATATATATCGGCTAACATCGGAGCATAGGTCATACTTCTGGGCCTTATGCTAAAGCCCAAATATGACCCAAGGCAAAACTGCCTTGGTGGACTACTGTACAGTATAGAACTTCGCCTGCTCGTCGCACCAGGCCTCGACCTTAgcgcatcctcctccccaattcgacggcgtgacggcggcgatggcgtcgcGGAAGCTCGTCCTCGGCCTCACGGCGGCAAGGCGGTTGAGGCCTCGCGTCCCCGTCCTCGTCTCGTCCTCTCCCCTTCTGGAAGCCTCCACATCGAcctcccacgccgccgccgccgccacccatgCGATGCAGGGTTCGAGGGTGGGGCCGTGGGGGCAGTTCCTATCAACGAGGACGCTCTCATCGACGCGTCAGGTGGCGCAGCCGGCCGGGGATGCGCCTGGCCCGTCCTCCGTGGACCACAGGTGTGGTTTGCTGATCTAGTGGTATTAGCTGCCTGCTGCTTGAAGTGCTTGTTGGTTTGTTTCTAGGATGGTTTGTTGCGTCAAATGGGCGAATTACGAAATTGGCAAGGACTTGTGTGTAGGTTTTATAGGTTTTTATTCGTTTTGTATTGTCAAAGGCTATTGCAAACCCTAGAACCGATCACCAAACACACCACATGATGTCAAAAACATTGTAATTGGTAGGTTCAGAACTCAGAAATGTACATGGAAATACTGAAATGCAGAAATCTGCATAGTTATAGATACTATGATTAGAGTGGTTCAGCACAAATCCGAGCTTCGTTTGGTGATCCATGCATATTACATAGTTTAACTTTGCTTGTTGATTCTGCAAACACTATTATGTATGTTGCTGGATAGTTGGTTGATTGTCTGTTGTGTATATCGGCCAGGTCAATACTGCCTGAGGATGAGTTTCATAAATTAGCAGATGAGACAATACACGACCTGCTTGAAAAGCTTGAGGTAATAGAACATGTTTTTGCTCCTAATAGAAGCTTCACTATAAGCATACACTTAACATCTTTGGCTAATGTTGTCTTTTGTGGCTCTTATGTAGGAATATGGTGATTCTCTTCAGATGGATGGCTTTGACATAGATTACGGGGTTAGTTACAATGAAGATCGGATCCCTTGCATCCAcatttcttatttatgaaCTAGATTGTTCAATACATCTCTTTTACCGTTGACATTTCAGAACCAAGTTTTAACATTGAGGCTTGGGGAGTTGGGGACATATGTGGTAAACAAGCAAACACCAAACAGACAAATTTGGCTTTCTTCACCGGCGAGGTATGGTACCGTTTAGcattgtcttatttaattgcTTGATTTTATGCATTACATACCTGATTCAACatcttttgttattttattttctcagaGCTAACTAAATCTGAGcattttaccattttattgCTCATATTATGcaaatctttttattttcaaattcactATTATGTTACATAAGTAGACACCAATAATAGTCAATGTTTAAATTAGTATCAGGATGTAAACTAAAGCACTGCACAAAAGTAATTAGGAACATCCAGTATGTGTAACAATAGGGATGGAAACTACTTTAGATGGCTTGGCTCACAATTGCTTCAAATATGCTCATGTTCTGTATGTGGTTGAAATGAATCCATTTTAAATGTAACTCATTTAGGCACAGGTTCAGCTCATTAGCTAGAATTCTGAAATTCCTTCTAAGATATTAAATTAGTCAATTTTGAACAAAACTTCATACAACTCAGACTTTACTCAACAGCCAGCCCTACATAAGAATTCCATAAGTTCTCCAATAAATCTgcggaataattaactttttgccactcttagaaatggtCCTAACACATTTGGCACtgaacccacatgtcatagacacatgaggacccacatgtcatagacagtgGGCGGCAAATATGTTAGATGTCATTTTTAAGAGTGGCAAGATCTGCATTCCTAACTTCTAGTGATTCTTCTTACTGAAGTAGCTATCTATATTTGTTCCCAGTGGTCCTTCTAGGTTCGATTGGGATGCATCAACGAATGGTTGGATATACAGGCGAACAGGAGctaatcttgttcaacttctGGAGAAAGAGATTGGTGAGCTCTGTGGTAGTCCAGTAGAACTTTCATAAGAGTGAAGGGAAATGCCACGCAACTAGTAGGGTGGATCATATGACACTTATGGCCCTGTATGAATGAGGTGGAGCTTTGTATGACCGGCCTTGCCGATGAAACCAAAACTCTGTTGTACTAGACACGTCTGCTCATTGCTTGGAATAAAGTTGTCCTTACGAACGAGCAAATCATCATATAGTATAACTTAGTTCTGACTGAACCGTAGGGGTGCAGTGATCTGCACTTCTATGGTCAAATATGAATACTGGAGTAGCATGGAAATTCAAACTGTTATGCTTCACTAGGGAAAATGCATAATCACATTTCATCAACAAATCCTCAAACTACCACTGTATTCTGTTGCATTCAACTAACAAGTATATCAATCGGAGGTCGTCAGCACTGAAACGCCCTGTGCGACTCATCCTGCATCAGCTCGGGGCTGAGCCTGACCATGAGAATGCAGAACTCCATCTGGTCCAGCGCGCCGTCCCCGTCGAGGTCCCCCTCCCTCATCATCTCCGACAGCTCGTCGTCCCGGAGCTCGCCGAGCCCCAGCGTCGCCGCGTTCCTCCTCAGGCTCTGGAAGGTGATCTTGCCGGCCCCGGGGTCCATGAGCAGCTCGAACCCCTTGCAGAGCTCCTCGATCAGCCCCTCCACGCCGAGCTTCCTCGCCATCGACGGCAGGAAGTCCTCGAactgcacggcggcggcggagccccTGTCGCCGGTGCCCATGTCTCTCAATTCCGTGGCAGGCAGTGGCAACTGAAGATCGCAGAACGGGTGACCGGAAGCTTGGATGGAGCAATCAGCAATGGTCgctggaggatggagagaaccATGGGGTGCTTAAATAGGTTGGTGAAGTGGTGACGGGAGAAGACGAGGGAGTCCATGTCCATGGGCAATGAGGTTCTTGGAAGCAGTCTCGCCATGCATGCCAGCCAAAGTACAGGTAATTGCAGGAGCCTATCTTTAGGCGGTTGCTGCTTCCGGCAGTTTTTTGCCTGGTTTCTGCGAAGGAACAGAAGTTATGGTGAACGCATGCTTCAGGCTTCCTCCAATACCGGTTGCTTGAACAAGTCGGGTTCCCAGGCTTTTATTTTCGCCGCATTTACTTTGGAGGTCATAAGGATTATGAAATCGATTAGATCGGCCACCGGAATCAAGCCCCTGTATGAACGACAGAACGGGAAGCTCACGTCAACGTGGCTGGTGATAGTAAACTGATATGGTCGATCAGCTGGAGACAGTCGGCCGGCGTTGTTTCTCTGCCCTTTTTTGGCTGTTGGGCttccatcttttcatttttaaaaaagaaaagatcaaacaacgtttttttacatattaaaagtaatttaccGATAAGATTTTTATGTGTGCTCATGACGACATAAAAACAAACGCTATGAAAAATCGGAGCCTCAATCTCTAACCATGGCCAACAATGGGAGCTTTGATCTCTAATCTTGGCCGGTTGATGCGTGTGGGACCAGCATGTCAGTCCTCTTGCTGCTTACGTTTATCGGTTTATGCTGTCGTGTTGGTGGTTGACTCTTGGATCGGCTAGCTTTTGGCGATTAGCGAGTATGATATGGTTAACACTTATCACCTCCGTAGTGACGCGGTCTCCTCCTGAGTATGATCACGGCACCGTGGTGAACTGATGATGTTCTTTCGTGGAGATTATAAAGCTGacgggtgtttagattgagaaaaattttatgagtttcacgtcaaatgtttgaccgaacgttgaaaagggttttcggatacgaatgaaaaaacgaatttcacggctagcctgaaaaccgtgagacgaaccttttgagcttaattaatccattattagcacatattggttactgtagcacttatggctaattatggactaattaggctcaaaagattcgtctcaatatttctttcgtaattgtgcaattagttttttattcatctgtgtttaatgttttatttaggtgtctaaaaatttaatgtgatgtttttgaaaaaaaaatttggtaactaAACAAGGTCTGAGTGTACAAGAAGGATATTTAACGGCGCATTTAATATCACCCTTGGATTCAGACGTGGTCAGCTTCAGTCGCCCCAGAAATTTCGCAATTTTTTTCGCCGCTAGGTTGCCTTGCTTAATTGGTTGCGAGCTTTAATTATGTCCGTCTCATTGCTTGACGGGTTCTCTCAACACTTTAGtgaatttgttttcttggatGACATGACTTGTGTTCTTTTTCGATAATTGAATATAAAGGACgaaaaattattcatttttaatagttatttaaaggtgtaaatgataattaatacaaaattaagaatctattttataaatatgagataaaaaaattctatataaattttttttacaaaacacCTTAGAATAAGAATCTTGCCAAAGAATACAGTAAGAACGACAAAACCTCGTTAGGAAATACAGGGTCGTTGGGAGGACAACAGTCGACACTGTAGCGTGAAGAAATGCTATACTGCTGCCGATACATAACTATCTTGTATTTTTCTCTGGATGTCTCGCAAACTATATATGAACAGTAGTACTCACGGTAATTGGCTGTAATTTTCTTTGAGGCAAATATCACATTATCCATTATCCAAACAGGTACATACCGTAATGTATTAGCTAATGACTGATGTTACTAATGTTTTCTGATTGCTTCGTCGGATTATCATTTCTCATTACGTGTTTCCTCATCTGGACGAGGCAAAATCGGCTGGAAAAAACGCCGCTATATATGTACACGCACATACACACGTGTCTGCACGCACGTGCGTCGGTGTGTGTATAACACCACAATACCCATGGACTAACAAAATCTcacattaattagaaataaaaaacagatttcgattagaaataaaaatagaaaagttcatgtgtaaatataatatataaaaaaagaatccaaaattttggattaaaaacaaaaaaataattaacaagtcCATCTATAAGTGCAATTTTTCATTTGGAAACATATGAAATTTTggttaga
This is a stretch of genomic DNA from Oryza brachyantha chromosome 1, ObraRS2, whole genome shotgun sequence. It encodes these proteins:
- the LOC102722906 gene encoding frataxin, mitochondrial, yielding MASRKLVLGLTAARRLRPRVPVLVSSSPLLEASTSTSHAAAAATHAMQGSRVGPWGQFLSTRTLSSTRQVAQPAGDAPGPSSVDHRSILPEDEFHKLADETIHDLLEKLEEYGDSLQMDGFDIDYGNQVLTLRLGELGTYVVNKQTPNRQIWLSSPASGPSRFDWDASTNGWIYRRTGANLVQLLEKEIGELCGSPVELS
- the LOC102699352 gene encoding calcium-binding protein PBP1-like, encoding MGTGDRGSAAAVQFEDFLPSMARKLGVEGLIEELCKGFELLMDPGAGKITFQSLRRNAATLGLGELRDDELSEMMREGDLDGDGALDQMEFCILMVRLSPELMQDESHRAFQC